One Planctomycetota bacterium genomic window carries:
- a CDS encoding type 1 glutamine amidotransferase: MPRSSATRHPVVILQHDAEFGPGHLPGFMGDFGIPTQVIKLHDGGAVPDDLDEVRMIVSLGGAKRVSDGGFEDELAALSAFVEADRPVLGFGLGAQLLAKAAGAEVKENQTEDGQPVHVCGWEPITLPFPGGTDPIVFGLHNGARFFNFHKDTFDLPRLPPPAGYDPDKPGPPPPTGNLLLASTPHCKNAAFRFKNNAYGFQFHFELTPVDIDAILTAHAGHIPAHTTVDELRSDTKQYADRAETLARRLVENIVQYRRVYD; encoded by the coding sequence ATGCCCCGCAGCTCCGCCACGCGTCACCCCGTTGTCATTCTCCAGCACGATGCCGAGTTCGGTCCCGGTCACCTGCCCGGTTTCATGGGCGACTTCGGTATCCCCACGCAGGTGATCAAGCTTCACGACGGCGGGGCGGTGCCCGATGACCTCGACGAAGTTCGCATGATCGTGAGTCTCGGCGGAGCCAAGCGTGTGTCCGACGGCGGGTTCGAGGACGAACTCGCGGCACTGTCGGCGTTCGTGGAAGCCGACCGGCCGGTGCTGGGCTTCGGGCTCGGTGCACAGCTGTTGGCCAAGGCCGCCGGTGCGGAAGTCAAGGAGAACCAGACCGAGGACGGCCAGCCGGTGCATGTCTGTGGCTGGGAGCCGATCACGCTGCCGTTCCCCGGCGGAACCGATCCGATCGTCTTCGGACTGCACAACGGGGCGCGGTTCTTCAACTTCCATAAGGACACGTTCGACCTGCCCAGACTCCCGCCGCCGGCCGGCTATGACCCGGATAAGCCCGGCCCGCCGCCACCGACCGGGAACCTACTGCTGGCTTCCACGCCGCACTGCAAGAACGCCGCCTTCCGGTTCAAGAACAACGCGTATGGCTTCCAGTTCCATTTCGAACTGACGCCGGTCGACATCGACGCGATCCTGACGGCCCACGCCGGTCACATTCCGGCCCACACGACCGTCGACGAACTACGGTCCGACACCAAGCAGTATGCCGACCGTGCCGAGACGTTGGCCCGCCGGCTGGTGGAGAACATCGTCCAATACCGGCGGGTCTACGACTGA